The segment GGAATTGAGGAACTCATAACTGACAAGACAAAGCTCATCATCGTTAATTCCCCTTGCAATCCAACAGGTGGAGTGTATGATAAAGAGATGCTTAAGACAGTTGCAGACCTTGCTATCGACCACGACCTGCTTGTGATATCCGATGAGATCTACGAGAAGATCATCTATGATAAAAAGCACATCAGCATGGGTTCAATGGATGGTATGCACGACCGCACCATAACAGTTAACGGTTTCTCAAAAGCATATGCAATGACTGGCTGGAGACTTGGTTATGTGGCAGCTATACCAGAACTAATGAGTGGCTTTAAGAAGATCCATTCCCACTCCGTAAGCAGTGCTACGACCTTCGCACAGTTTGGTGGCGTAGCAGCACTGGAAGGACCACAGGAACCTGTCAATAACATGATCACGGAGTTCAAGGCAAGACGTGATATCCTTATCGATGGACTGAACAAGATCGGCTTTAAGTGCAAGAAGCCAGACGGTGCTTTCTATGCATTTGCCGATGTAAGCGCGTTCGGTAACGGTGATGAAATAGCAGACAAACTGTTGCAGGAAGCACACGTAGCTGTAACTCCAGGATCAGGATTCGGAGCAAGCAGCAAGGATTTCATCAGGATATCCTATGCTACATCACAGGAAAGGATAAGGGAAGCACTCCAGAGGATAGAGGACACACTCCTCTAAACCTTTTATTTTTAGGTTGCTTCTATTTTTTATTTTAACAATTTTGAATTAGATCAGGTAGATTCGTTAGTTAACCAGTTACTTAGTTAACCAGTTACTTAGGTAGTTAGTCCTGACTTTCACAATATCGCTCGAGTATCTTATTGACTATTCTTCCACTGCTGTATAGTGGACACTTCAGTGATTCATCGATGCGTATGACTTTTGCCTTAAAACCTTTTTCTTTCAGGCTTTTCTGAAGTTCCTCAATATCAAAGGTCTGGTCATGACCAAGAACTATGATGTCGGGATCTATCTCATATAGCGGGTCGAAGATGTCCTTTTCACTTCCAAGCATTGCTTTATCTACGACCTTCAATGAACTGATCATTTCAAGTCTCTGAATTTCAGGAACAATAGGCTTTGCCTTGTGTCTTATCATGGAATCCCTTGCGACCAGGACATAAAGCTCATCACCAAGAGCACGGGCACTACTTAAGAAGAAAACATGTCCGGGATGTAAAATATCAAAAGTTCCTGTGGCAAGTACTCGTTTCAACAAAGATCACCCTGAAGATATGGATTAATGGATAGAGATAGATGGATTATGCAGTTCAGGTAATACACAACAACATTAATAATATTACGCCGGGAATGAACAACAGCCCATTCTGCTGATCATTGTTCCCTTTTCAGGACTTCATTACGGAACTTCCTGTAACAGCCTTCAATGAGACCAAGCTCTCCCTCGATATTCAGGATATCAAAGTCAAATATCTCCGCAAACTCCTTCACGATGTCATCGAACTTCTTTTCATAACGCAGTCCGGTATCCAATTTTGCTACTTTCTTGTACCCCACCGCATCAAAAACGAATTTAGAAGTTTCAGTATCATTTGGGTCCTTTCCAAAACCACCGGCAACAAGCATATCTCCCCAGTTCGCAGCCCACATGGGTGTCAGGAAAAAGGTGCCTATTCCTTTGAAGCTCTTGAGGTGATGCAGGTATGCCTCTCTGCCTCCAAGCACTGCGCCTATGCAATCATCGATGATCTCACCGTTCTCTTCCTTGAGAATACATATCTTGCACTCAATATCCTCGAGATCCTTTTCAACATCCCCCAGAACATTACCGCAAAGCCCATAGAACAAAAGTATACCTTCCGAGTAAGGTGCCATTTCTTCGACTTTCGCATAGACCTCGGATTTGAGGTTGGTGGGTATAGCATGTAATGCAAATTCAAGTATATTTATGATACAACAATAGGAATCAGTACATTGTTCTGAGTACAGGGATGCCAGCTTACTTTCAGGTACTAGTTTGTAAGAAACCCCTATATCATCCAGCTTCTCTACAATGCCGGCACAGTCCTTGTTCTCTACTATGATCAGGTTATCTATCAAAGGATCATGTTCAACAAGATGAACGATCTCATCTTCGAACATCCTGCATCCTATCAGGCTTATTACAGGCATAGGTCTACTCCTCTTTTAACAGGTAAGTAATGTTGCAGGTCGGAACTATATAAGGATGCCTATAATAGTCGTTTTTATTGTTTTTCTATGGGAACTAGGCGACAATTTCGGGAAACAAATGCGGTGAAGAATCGCGCAAGTGGGGACGAGTAGTAAAGCAAAAAATCAAATTAAAAACGGTTTGTATTTGGACGTGATCTGCTTTGTATGAGCAAGTCACTCCACATATACGCTATTAGAGTTTGTTCTTCTGAAAAATGTAGAACGCATAACCATATTCATCTGGGCGTTCTCTGAAGAGTTTTATCTCTTTTCTGTTAAACTCAAGTATCATTTCTGCCTCAGTGTTTCCTTTATAGTTATCACTGATTTCATCAACTCTTTTTTCCAGATTGTCATAAAACTCGTACCAGACAGAAACTGGCAGTTTAAAGTGATCAATGACATCATATCCTACTGACGTAATAACTTTTTCAGTATCCGGTATATTCATGATACCAGGATATATTTCCTGCCAGAATTCAACAACTTCTGAAGAAGGTTCATCCGTGAACCATGTGTTCTCTGTCACTGCCATATAGCCCCCTTCTTTCAGGAACTGTTTCCAGTAGCTAATTCCTTTCTCAAAACCAAGGATAAAGATGGAGCCTTCTGCCCATATGATGTCGAATTCATTTGCTTCAAAAGGCAGGTCATCCATGGAAGCACAAACCGTGGTAATTCTGTCATCAACTCCTTCTTTAACTGCATTTTCCATCAGCTTATCCAGAAAAGGCTGGTAAATGTCAGTTGCAGTGATGTGACAGTCGTTGCAGATCTTCGCAAGATGAATTGTCTGCATACCCACACCGCAACCAATGTCAAGGATCTTACTGCCTGCAGGAAGGGAAGAAAGCAAATTAAAGGCTTTTTCAGTACATTCATTGCTGCCAGGCCCCTGTCTGGGCAATCCATCAAATATCTCAAAAATCGGTGATTCTGCCATAAGAATATCAAACAGAGATTAGCTTAAATCTGTTGTGGTATCCTGATAATGATTGCGTTTTCATCGATGTGATGTTGAATTATGGCTATGCATTGCTTGAATCCGAATGTCTGAGAGCTATCAATTCAGTTGGTCTTGATGCTCATGTTGGTTTCCTTCATGAGATGAATCCAAGTAAGAACAGTTTAGCCTATGACCTCCAAGAGCCGTTCAGGTTTATTGTGGATCTTGCTGTTATGAATCTGATTGAAAAGGGAGCTATGGATAGTAAGGACTTTATCAGGACTGAGAGTTTTTCATTGAGGCTTAGACCAAGTGGAAGGAAAGTTACTGAAGAGTTTAATTCTTTGATGAATGGCAAGGTTGAGTATAGGAAGAAGATGGGATTCTCCAAAGGTACTTTACACTACATGAAGCAGAATGCCAGAAGTGAGATGCCGTTTACCCTCAATGCTCTTGTTAGGGAGAGATTGGAGATGTGGAGTGGGGTTCGAATAATAAAAATAGGTCGCAGGCATAGTGCCTGCGATTTATGCTGTATTATTTATCCTTGTTTAGTGCGAAAAAACATACCTACAATTAATAGGGCTAACATTGAAAGTCCAAGTGTAAAACTGGGTGTTGT is part of the Methanococcoides methylutens genome and harbors:
- a CDS encoding pyridoxal phosphate-dependent aminotransferase is translated as MPSSRLERVEESATIKIANAANKLKSEGIDIISFSLGEPDFDTPEHICKAAADAMYRGETHYAPSNGIPELREAIANKLVNENKLDLTPNDVLVTPGAKQAIFEIIMSVLDDNDEAILPDPSWVSYSPCIKFAGANPVWAPTDPDNGFMPYGIEELITDKTKLIIVNSPCNPTGGVYDKEMLKTVADLAIDHDLLVISDEIYEKIIYDKKHISMGSMDGMHDRTITVNGFSKAYAMTGWRLGYVAAIPELMSGFKKIHSHSVSSATTFAQFGGVAALEGPQEPVNNMITEFKARRDILIDGLNKIGFKCKKPDGAFYAFADVSAFGNGDEIADKLLQEAHVAVTPGSGFGASSKDFIRISYATSQERIREALQRIEDTLL
- a CDS encoding adenylyltransferase/cytidyltransferase family protein, whose protein sequence is MLKRVLATGTFDILHPGHVFFLSSARALGDELYVLVARDSMIRHKAKPIVPEIQRLEMISSLKVVDKAMLGSEKDIFDPLYEIDPDIIVLGHDQTFDIEELQKSLKEKGFKAKVIRIDESLKCPLYSSGRIVNKILERYCESQD
- a CDS encoding DUF1638 domain-containing protein; protein product: MPVISLIGCRMFEDEIVHLVEHDPLIDNLIIVENKDCAGIVEKLDDIGVSYKLVPESKLASLYSEQCTDSYCCIINILEFALHAIPTNLKSEVYAKVEEMAPYSEGILLFYGLCGNVLGDVEKDLEDIECKICILKEENGEIIDDCIGAVLGGREAYLHHLKSFKGIGTFFLTPMWAANWGDMLVAGGFGKDPNDTETSKFVFDAVGYKKVAKLDTGLRYEKKFDDIVKEFAEIFDFDILNIEGELGLIEGCYRKFRNEVLKREQ
- a CDS encoding class I SAM-dependent methyltransferase, coding for MAESPIFEIFDGLPRQGPGSNECTEKAFNLLSSLPAGSKILDIGCGVGMQTIHLAKICNDCHITATDIYQPFLDKLMENAVKEGVDDRITTVCASMDDLPFEANEFDIIWAEGSIFILGFEKGISYWKQFLKEGGYMAVTENTWFTDEPSSEVVEFWQEIYPGIMNIPDTEKVITSVGYDVIDHFKLPVSVWYEFYDNLEKRVDEISDNYKGNTEAEMILEFNRKEIKLFRERPDEYGYAFYIFQKNKL